From Methanomassiliicoccales archaeon LGM-RCC1, one genomic window encodes:
- the gdhA gene encoding NADP-specific glutamate dehydrogenase codes for MAIKNKYLKEVYAGLEQRNKDQPEFLQAVKEVLESLEPVVKARPELQEAGIIERIVEPERIIMFRVSWMDDKGKVQVNRGYRVQFNSAIGPYKGGLRLHPSVNLSILKFLGFEQIFKNSLTTLPIGGGKGGSDFDPKGKSDAEVMRFCQSFMTELAKHIGADTDVPAGDIGVGGREIGYMFGQYKRLQNEFTGVLTGKAIPCGGSLARTEATGYGLCYFTEEMLKAKKDSFKKKTVVISGSGNVATYACQKATQLGAKVVAVSDSNGYIYDPKGIDYKIMKEIKEVKRDRIKTYVNYSKTAKYTEGCSGIWTIPCDIALPCATQNELDEKSAKILIKNGVKAVAEGANMPSTPGAVAAFQKAGVLFGPAKAANAGGVATSALEMSQNSQRLAWTFDEVDAKLHDIMVEIYKQASEAAKKYGMEGNLVAGANIAGFEKVANAMLWQGISY; via the coding sequence ATGGCTATCAAGAACAAGTACCTGAAGGAAGTCTATGCCGGTCTGGAGCAGCGCAACAAGGACCAGCCCGAGTTCCTCCAGGCGGTCAAGGAAGTGCTGGAGTCCCTTGAGCCCGTCGTCAAGGCGAGGCCCGAGCTCCAGGAAGCTGGAATTATCGAGAGGATTGTAGAGCCCGAGAGGATCATTATGTTCCGCGTATCGTGGATGGATGACAAGGGCAAGGTCCAGGTAAACCGCGGATACCGTGTACAGTTCAACTCCGCAATCGGACCCTACAAGGGTGGACTCAGGCTGCACCCCTCAGTCAACCTGTCGATCCTGAAGTTCCTCGGATTCGAGCAGATCTTCAAGAACAGCTTGACCACACTCCCGATCGGAGGAGGAAAGGGAGGATCGGATTTCGACCCCAAGGGCAAGTCCGATGCAGAGGTCATGCGCTTCTGCCAGTCCTTCATGACAGAGCTCGCCAAGCACATCGGTGCAGACACCGACGTTCCCGCTGGAGACATCGGAGTTGGCGGAAGAGAGATCGGTTACATGTTCGGACAGTACAAGAGGCTCCAGAACGAGTTCACCGGAGTGCTCACCGGAAAGGCAATCCCCTGCGGAGGATCACTCGCAAGGACAGAGGCCACAGGATACGGTCTCTGCTACTTCACCGAGGAGATGCTGAAGGCCAAGAAGGATTCCTTCAAGAAGAAGACGGTCGTCATCTCCGGATCCGGAAACGTCGCAACATACGCCTGCCAGAAGGCAACCCAGCTGGGTGCAAAGGTCGTTGCGGTCTCAGATTCCAACGGTTACATCTACGACCCCAAGGGAATCGACTACAAGATCATGAAGGAGATCAAGGAGGTCAAGAGGGACAGGATCAAGACCTACGTCAACTACTCCAAGACCGCCAAGTACACAGAGGGTTGCTCCGGTATCTGGACCATTCCCTGCGACATCGCACTCCCCTGTGCGACACAGAACGAGCTGGACGAGAAGTCCGCAAAGATCCTGATCAAGAACGGCGTCAAGGCAGTCGCCGAGGGAGCCAACATGCCCAGCACCCCTGGTGCAGTTGCAGCATTCCAGAAGGCAGGAGTCCTCTTCGGACCTGCCAAGGCAGCCAACGCCGGTGGAGTAGCCACATCTGCACTCGAGATGAGTCAGAACAGCCAGAGGCTCGCATGGACATTCGATGAGGTCGATGCAAAGCTCCACGACATCATGGTCGAGATCTACAAGCAGGCCTCCGAGGCCGCTAAGAAGTACGGCATGGAGGGCAACCTCGTCGCCGGTGCAAACATCGCCGGATTCGAGAAGGTCGCCAACGCCATGCTCTGGCAGGGAATCTCCTACTGA